A window of the Streptomyces sp. NBC_01351 genome harbors these coding sequences:
- a CDS encoding DUF742 domain-containing protein, with the protein MPQDEPQPASRRRTRLYALTDGRTAAAHTVLTMDTTITAAVAEDALAGLGLPTEWREILAMCAEPGGRAVAEIAARMHIRLTPMTLLLGELADRGLIHHRSPLAAAETTDVDLLMRIRDSLARI; encoded by the coding sequence ATGCCGCAGGACGAGCCACAGCCCGCGAGCCGGCGCCGGACGCGGCTGTACGCCCTCACCGACGGGCGTACGGCCGCTGCGCACACCGTCCTCACCATGGACACCACGATCACGGCGGCGGTGGCCGAGGACGCGCTCGCCGGACTCGGACTGCCCACGGAGTGGCGGGAGATCCTCGCCATGTGCGCGGAGCCGGGCGGGCGGGCGGTCGCCGAGATAGCGGCGCGGATGCACATCCGCCTCACCCCGATGACCCTGCTCCTCGGCGAACTCGCCGACCGCGGGCTGATCCACCACCGGTCGCCGCTCGCGGCGGCCGAGACCACCGACGTCGACCTGCTCATGAGAATCAGGGACAGCCTTGCCCGGATATAG
- a CDS encoding sensor histidine kinase, translating to MSPIEPEGVRGKSPARRRRVVRLRTLLVWLAVVPTVAMGAQVTLTAERLLTQSEHLRADVAAAEKVGAPLYTLMVDMQSERTMTAALWAGAAGAEDELRNRREATDRGAAEFRRLADSSNGSFEEVTQRLDGLAAYRQRADAHTGGADATLAYYTGVIDAVIQAYQREFSHADDADIVQESRPVVAMLVATEMVAREDTLLSLAGPSRQLNAAGFDQFISAVGAHRHLYETWIVPYLPEGDLRFYERIVASSEWQTKLRIENAIISKHADVDSGVKLPAEVGGWRAAHANFSVQMATLNIDRARKVLMRGEAKAAELETEVAWLIGVSGGGLLVVVVIVVFTTRSVLRRLRDLHERTVTVAEETLPDVVARLQRGQSVDDGVLPAVRGDRDEVGRISDAFARTVAVSVDGHRQLAAERHGFGMFATGIASRTGNLVSRQLSLTEDLQDTFGHDEALLAQLMRADQLTVGMRRQIENLLILAGGEVPDPHTEPMRIADLLREAAAEVEDFRRIERQALDETSVEPQAISQISHLLAELLDNATRFSPPRSKVVIRAELVADGLSIEIEDRGPRVSPERYEEMNGRLHEAPPYSVLAQNAHRLGLFVVGHLADQLRATVTLRRSVYGGTSAVVVVPGELLMATPTTLRTPTTPALPATVADAPRELPRATGPVPVALSPEPEPDPRPSAAVPAPRTAEERVPEPAPLTAAGLPSRRTKAPAPAPAVRPALAAAPARPALPERVPQTHIAEQLRAPRTPETAVRQDTATPEEVADAWADYERGTQTVEEELRRDRP from the coding sequence ATGTCTCCCATAGAACCCGAAGGCGTACGAGGGAAGTCGCCGGCCCGCCGGCGGCGCGTCGTGCGCCTGCGCACCCTGCTCGTCTGGCTGGCAGTGGTCCCCACCGTGGCGATGGGCGCCCAAGTGACGCTGACCGCCGAGCGGTTGCTGACGCAGTCGGAGCACCTGCGGGCCGATGTCGCGGCCGCCGAGAAGGTCGGCGCACCGCTGTACACGCTCATGGTCGACATGCAGTCCGAGCGCACGATGACCGCCGCCCTCTGGGCGGGCGCCGCCGGGGCCGAGGACGAGCTGCGGAACCGGCGGGAGGCCACGGACCGGGGCGCGGCCGAATTCCGTCGGCTGGCGGACTCCTCGAACGGATCGTTCGAGGAAGTGACCCAACGGCTCGACGGGCTGGCCGCGTACCGCCAGCGCGCGGACGCCCACACCGGCGGCGCCGACGCCACGCTCGCCTACTACACCGGGGTGATCGACGCGGTCATCCAGGCGTACCAGCGGGAGTTCAGCCACGCGGACGACGCCGACATCGTCCAGGAGAGCCGGCCCGTGGTGGCCATGCTCGTGGCCACCGAGATGGTGGCCCGCGAGGACACCCTCCTGTCCCTGGCCGGGCCGTCGAGGCAGCTGAACGCCGCCGGCTTCGACCAGTTCATCAGTGCCGTCGGAGCCCACCGGCACCTGTACGAGACCTGGATCGTGCCGTACCTGCCGGAAGGCGACCTGCGGTTCTACGAGCGGATCGTCGCCTCCTCGGAGTGGCAGACGAAGCTCCGCATCGAGAACGCGATCATCTCCAAGCACGCGGACGTCGACTCCGGCGTCAAGCTGCCCGCCGAGGTCGGCGGCTGGCGGGCCGCGCACGCGAACTTCTCGGTGCAGATGGCCACGCTCAACATCGACCGCGCGCGGAAGGTCCTCATGCGCGGCGAGGCCAAGGCCGCCGAGCTGGAGACCGAGGTCGCCTGGCTGATCGGGGTGAGCGGCGGCGGGCTGCTGGTCGTCGTGGTGATCGTGGTGTTCACCACGCGCTCGGTGCTCCGCCGGCTGCGCGATCTGCACGAGCGCACGGTGACCGTCGCCGAGGAGACCCTCCCCGACGTCGTCGCCCGGCTCCAGCGCGGGCAGTCCGTCGACGACGGCGTCCTGCCCGCGGTGCGCGGCGACCGGGACGAGGTCGGACGCATCAGCGACGCCTTCGCCCGGACCGTCGCCGTATCCGTCGACGGGCACCGGCAGCTCGCGGCCGAGCGCCACGGCTTCGGCATGTTCGCCACGGGCATCGCCTCGCGCACCGGAAACCTGGTCAGCCGCCAGCTCAGCCTCACCGAGGACCTCCAGGACACCTTCGGCCACGACGAAGCACTGCTCGCCCAGTTGATGCGGGCCGACCAGCTGACGGTGGGCATGCGGCGGCAGATCGAGAACCTCCTCATCCTGGCCGGCGGCGAGGTCCCCGACCCGCACACCGAGCCCATGCGCATCGCCGACCTGCTGCGCGAAGCCGCCGCGGAGGTCGAGGACTTCCGGCGCATCGAGCGGCAGGCCCTGGACGAGACAAGCGTGGAACCGCAGGCGATCAGCCAGATCAGCCATCTGCTCGCGGAGCTGCTGGACAACGCCACCCGTTTCTCCCCGCCCCGGTCGAAGGTGGTCATCCGCGCCGAACTGGTCGCGGACGGGCTGTCGATCGAGATCGAGGACCGCGGTCCGCGGGTGTCCCCCGAGCGGTACGAGGAGATGAACGGGCGCCTGCACGAGGCCCCGCCGTACTCCGTCCTGGCGCAGAACGCGCACCGGCTCGGCCTCTTCGTGGTCGGACACCTCGCCGACCAGCTCCGGGCGACCGTCACCCTGCGGCGGTCGGTGTACGGAGGGACCTCGGCGGTGGTCGTCGTCCCCGGAGAGCTGCTGATGGCCACCCCGACGACCCTGAGGACCCCGACGACCCCGGCGCTCCCGGCGACCGTGGCGGACGCACCGCGCGAGCTCCCGCGCGCGACCGGGCCCGTACCCGTGGCCCTCTCGCCCGAGCCGGAACCCGACCCGCGACCGTCCGCCGCCGTCCCGGCGCCGCGGACCGCCGAGGAACGGGTGCCCGAGCCGGCCCCGCTCACGGCCGCCGGTCTGCCGAGCCGCCGTACGAAGGCCCCGGCCCCCGCGCCGGCCGTCCGGCCGGCCCTCGCGGCCGCCCCCGCCCGGCCGGCGCTGCCCGAGCGCGTCCCGCAAACGCACATCGCCGAGCAGCTGCGCGCGCCCCGCACCCCGGAGACGGCAGTCCGGCAGGACACGGCGACACCGGAAGAGGTGGCGGACGCCTGGGCGGACTACGAACGCGGGACCCAGACAGTGGAAGAAGAGCTCCGACGGGATCGGCCATGA
- a CDS encoding NAD-dependent epimerase/dehydratase family protein translates to MSIRIAVTGASGFCGGHVARAAAESGAEVVCVGRRPGPVGEHRHWDASQGDPDLGGADLVVHCAAAVGDPAPGSRAEAEMRAVNVDGTERLLRAAAGRPVVWVSSASVYDPRTDRTLVGEDHPRAGHLNAYGRTKAAGEALALAAGAVVLRPRAVYGPGDTQLLPRLLSRVRAGTLLLPGPDVRLSLTAVENLADACLAAATAGWPPGAYNVADARPYDRDAAVREVLRAHGVRARIRHLPLPLARTAARLAEALPTAEPPLSRYAVDQLAHPVVLDLTRARAQGWTPRRTLADYAAGLVAVSRRRPPGPAR, encoded by the coding sequence ATGAGCATCCGTATCGCGGTCACCGGGGCGAGCGGCTTCTGCGGCGGGCACGTGGCCCGGGCGGCCGCCGAGAGCGGGGCGGAGGTGGTGTGCGTGGGCCGCCGGCCGGGGCCGGTGGGGGAACACCGCCATTGGGACGCCTCCCAGGGCGATCCGGACCTCGGCGGCGCGGACCTGGTGGTGCACTGCGCGGCGGCGGTCGGCGATCCGGCCCCCGGCTCCCGGGCCGAGGCCGAGATGCGCGCGGTCAACGTGGACGGCACGGAGCGGCTGCTGCGGGCGGCGGCCGGTCGGCCCGTGGTGTGGGTGAGCAGCGCCAGCGTGTACGACCCGCGCACGGACCGGACCCTGGTCGGCGAGGACCATCCGCGTGCCGGCCACCTCAACGCCTACGGCCGTACCAAGGCGGCGGGCGAGGCCCTCGCCCTGGCGGCGGGCGCGGTGGTGCTGCGGCCGCGGGCCGTCTACGGCCCCGGGGACACCCAGCTGCTGCCCCGGCTGCTGTCCCGGGTCCGGGCCGGGACCCTGCTGCTGCCGGGTCCGGACGTGCGGCTCAGCCTCACCGCGGTGGAGAACCTCGCCGACGCCTGCCTGGCGGCGGCGACCGCCGGCTGGCCCCCGGGCGCGTACAACGTGGCGGACGCGCGGCCCTACGACCGCGACGCGGCCGTGCGGGAGGTCCTGCGGGCCCACGGCGTACGGGCCCGGATCCGTCACCTGCCGCTGCCCTTGGCCCGTACGGCGGCCCGGCTCGCGGAGGCCCTGCCGACCGCCGAACCGCCCCTCAGCCGCTACGCGGTGGACCAGCTGGCGCACCCGGTGGTGCTGGACCTGACCCGGGCCCGCGCCCAGGGCTGGACCCCGCGCCGGACCCTCGCGGACTACGCGGCCGGGCTGGTGGCCGTCAGCCGCCGACGGCCGCCGGGGCCTGCGCGTTGA
- a CDS encoding class I adenylate-forming enzyme family protein encodes MLDRLDHALRARPERPAVLTAGRTGAPRVRATGGELAELSDAFAAALHARGLRAGDIVGVAVRPGPRALAVLLALWRLGLRGAVLDPGAGPDVLRARLALARPALVLADAAAQAVAGWARPLARRAGLALPDLAGLGPVATVGPRLPGCAPALELGAPRVGVPVRGDSYGDADAVIVFTSGTTSTPRAVVHTRASLAAGMAAVSSLFDAVPDAPVLGGTFFVLVPALTRGAPVALPARDPRILARQLKRLRPQHTYLTPPQLRDALDAGARFHGRVWTGSAPAGAGLLERVRGAGAAQAWGVYALTELFPAAAVEAREKSAFEGPGDLVGAPLPGVLAERDADGELLLSGAAARHRYLGEQPDAWVRTGDRARLDGAGRIVLEGRAKDMVLRRAENIYPGLYEPALHVPGVELAVLVGVPAGDGDERLVAVVQPRRGAAEATLRAALAEPVRRMGTARPDALLFARIPLSGRSRKPDRAAASALAARRLEASA; translated from the coding sequence ATGCTCGACCGACTCGACCACGCGCTGCGCGCCCGCCCCGAGCGGCCCGCCGTACTCACCGCCGGCCGTACGGGCGCCCCTCGGGTGCGCGCCACCGGCGGTGAACTCGCCGAGCTGTCCGACGCGTTCGCCGCCGCGCTGCACGCCCGCGGACTGCGCGCCGGGGACATCGTCGGCGTCGCCGTGCGGCCCGGCCCCCGGGCGCTGGCCGTGCTGCTCGCCCTGTGGCGGCTCGGGCTGCGCGGCGCCGTACTGGACCCCGGCGCGGGGCCCGACGTACTGCGGGCCCGCCTCGCGCTGGCCCGGCCGGCGCTGGTGCTCGCCGACGCGGCCGCGCAGGCGGTGGCGGGCTGGGCCCGGCCGCTGGCCCGCCGGGCCGGGCTGGCGCTGCCGGACCTGGCCGGGCTGGGGCCGGTCGCGACGGTGGGGCCCCGACTGCCGGGGTGCGCGCCCGCGTTGGAGCTCGGGGCGCCGCGGGTCGGGGTGCCGGTACGCGGGGACTCGTACGGGGACGCCGACGCGGTGATCGTGTTCACCTCCGGAACCACCTCCACGCCCCGGGCGGTGGTGCACACCCGGGCGAGCCTCGCCGCGGGGATGGCCGCGGTGTCCTCCCTCTTCGACGCGGTCCCGGACGCACCCGTGCTCGGCGGCACCTTCTTCGTGCTCGTACCCGCCCTCACGCGCGGCGCGCCCGTCGCCCTCCCCGCCCGCGATCCCCGGATCCTGGCCCGCCAGTTGAAACGGCTGCGCCCGCAGCACACGTACCTCACCCCGCCCCAGCTGCGGGACGCGCTGGACGCCGGCGCCCGCTTCCACGGCCGGGTGTGGACGGGCTCGGCCCCGGCGGGCGCCGGGCTGCTGGAGCGCGTGCGCGGTGCGGGCGCGGCGCAGGCCTGGGGGGTGTACGCGCTCACCGAACTGTTCCCGGCCGCGGCGGTCGAGGCACGGGAGAAGTCCGCCTTCGAGGGGCCGGGCGACCTGGTCGGCGCCCCGCTGCCGGGCGTCCTGGCCGAGCGCGACGCGGACGGCGAGCTGCTGCTCTCCGGGGCCGCGGCCCGCCACCGCTACCTCGGGGAGCAGCCCGACGCGTGGGTGCGTACGGGGGACCGGGCGCGGCTGGACGGCGCGGGCCGGATCGTCCTCGAAGGCAGGGCCAAGGACATGGTGCTGCGCCGGGCCGAGAACATCTACCCGGGCCTGTACGAACCCGCCCTGCACGTGCCGGGCGTGGAGCTGGCCGTGCTCGTCGGGGTCCCGGCGGGCGACGGCGACGAACGCCTCGTCGCCGTGGTCCAGCCGCGCCGCGGCGCGGCCGAGGCCACCCTGCGCGCGGCCCTCGCGGAGCCTGTGCGGCGGATGGGAACGGCCCGCCCGGACGCGCTCCTGTTCGCCCGCATCCCGCTGTCGGGCCGCTCCCGCAAACCGGACCGCGCGGCGGCCTCCGCGCTGGCGGCCCGCCGCCTGGAGGCATCGGCATGA
- a CDS encoding cytochrome P450, whose amino-acid sequence MSTDPSQAAARRRDRRVYLRSHPVLFTLLAATRGRPVRRLGRTLLVHDAAAYREALTRLPLDRTAAGTTGAAARAAGAGGVLFDQEGGAHRAERRGLAIGLGAAGVEELRAVWRPLLVRRLAPLARGGEVDLVELARELSGSVVCALLGSQADSRAVAEAAAEAAAASVRSHLPGPPRPRAEAAARQAAERLQQLLSPVTNPATAPDPCPRTHRGNGNTTPTDSNSGPGTGPGAGTGGSGTGPGPGAGAGSGAGTSAGSAAATDSSTGTGPGTGAGSGAGAGSGAGASAGSAAATGPGTGTRSLGGVAAGDAALRAMLAVAAVNTTVAALPRAVAWCADAGLWGQAADARLRPVLAEELLRVTAASPVLPRVAAADGVVGGCPVRGGDRLLLVARHAAEAHRREPDAHRPAGPGTAHLVFGAGAHACPGARLARAQLADVLEELAPYRPVVARARVDRRAALPGWRELTVRAGA is encoded by the coding sequence ATGAGCACCGACCCGTCCCAGGCGGCGGCCCGGCGGCGCGACCGCCGGGTCTACCTGCGCAGCCATCCCGTCCTCTTCACGCTGCTCGCCGCCACGCGCGGACGGCCCGTGCGCCGCCTCGGGCGGACCCTCCTCGTGCACGACGCGGCCGCCTACCGGGAGGCGCTGACCCGTCTCCCGCTCGACCGTACGGCGGCCGGAACCACGGGCGCCGCCGCGCGGGCCGCCGGCGCCGGCGGCGTGCTCTTCGACCAGGAGGGCGGCGCCCACCGGGCGGAGCGCCGCGGGCTCGCGATCGGCCTCGGCGCGGCCGGGGTCGAGGAACTGCGCGCGGTGTGGCGGCCATTGCTGGTACGCCGCCTCGCGCCGCTGGCCCGGGGCGGCGAGGTGGACCTCGTGGAGCTGGCGCGGGAGCTGTCGGGGTCGGTGGTGTGCGCCCTGCTGGGCTCGCAGGCCGATTCCCGGGCCGTCGCCGAGGCCGCCGCGGAAGCCGCCGCCGCCTCCGTACGCAGCCACCTCCCGGGCCCGCCCAGACCCCGCGCGGAGGCGGCCGCGAGGCAAGCCGCGGAGCGCCTTCAGCAGCTGCTGAGCCCCGTCACGAACCCGGCGACCGCCCCAGACCCCTGCCCCCGTACACACCGGGGCAACGGCAACACCACCCCTACGGACTCCAACTCCGGCCCGGGCACCGGCCCCGGCGCGGGCACCGGGGGATCCGGCACGGGCCCCGGCCCCGGCGCGGGCGCGGGCTCAGGCGCGGGCACCTCCGCGGGTTCCGCGGCCGCCACCGACTCCAGCACGGGCACCGGCCCCGGCACGGGCGCGGGCTCAGGCGCGGGCGCGGGCTCAGGCGCCGGCGCCTCCGCGGGTTCCGCGGCCGCCACCGGCCCCGGCACGGGCACCCGGTCCCTGGGCGGGGTCGCCGCCGGCGATGCGGCGCTGCGCGCGATGCTCGCCGTGGCCGCCGTCAACACCACCGTGGCCGCGCTGCCCCGGGCCGTGGCCTGGTGCGCCGACGCGGGGCTCTGGGGGCAGGCCGCCGATGCCCGGCTGCGCCCGGTGCTCGCCGAGGAGTTGCTGCGGGTCACCGCGGCCTCGCCGGTGCTGCCCCGGGTGGCCGCGGCGGACGGGGTCGTCGGTGGCTGCCCCGTGCGCGGCGGCGACCGGCTGCTGCTGGTGGCCCGGCACGCCGCCGAGGCGCACCGGCGCGAGCCGGACGCGCACCGGCCGGCCGGGCCCGGTACCGCCCACCTGGTGTTCGGGGCCGGGGCGCACGCCTGCCCGGGGGCCCGGCTGGCGCGAGCCCAGCTGGCCGACGTACTGGAGGAACTGGCCCCGTACCGGCCCGTGGTGGCGCGGGCCCGGGTGGACCGGCGGGCCGCACTGCCCGGCTGGCGCGAGCTCACGGTGAGGGCGGGCGCATGA
- a CDS encoding TerD family protein has product MMLKGGNAFVPTVPLRVAVRNGLDVSALLLTEQGRVRGDGDIVFHGAPVHPSGAVRLLGDDNGTAWLEAALTAIEGEIVRVVVVGSTESGAMRDVHGLSVESFAPDGTSVARYDVTDAGGETAMVLAELYRRAGGWKFRAVGQGYLNGLAGLVADHGVDVADAGPAPTAAPVPTAAPVPAPVQAPPPVQAPPPVPAPVPFQVPAPVFAPPSAPAPVSAPVFAPAPAPVPPPVFAPPPPPPPAPAPPPAFAPAPGPVPAPAPVFAPPPAPAPVPPPGFAPAQAPVPVYPPVPAPVPVYPPVPAPVPVPAVVAPQPAPEVPAPHWSFGGVFEPYAQTGRDNDVITVDGLPPGPVIVELAIRGDGYTGLWPLTRFNKEGDNLISSCEENYRGRVLTQVPGSGRLRLKLKAEGPWQLRVLPVAAATHLTEEELEGGGPDVLLHTGGTADLVIQYRGDDYLKVNFYELAGHDDPTGLPEEENVVSEVGKRREAVPLPEGPVLVQLEYADGPWRARLKGLQPHSGPSNDDGMASVTDIRTAQGRSWWGRS; this is encoded by the coding sequence ATGATGCTCAAGGGGGGCAATGCCTTCGTTCCGACCGTGCCGCTGCGGGTCGCCGTGCGGAACGGGCTGGACGTATCGGCGCTGTTGTTGACGGAGCAGGGCAGGGTCCGGGGGGACGGGGACATCGTGTTCCACGGTGCGCCGGTCCACCCGTCGGGCGCGGTGCGGCTGCTCGGGGACGACAACGGCACGGCGTGGCTGGAGGCCGCGCTCACCGCGATCGAGGGGGAGATCGTCCGCGTCGTCGTCGTCGGGTCGACGGAGAGCGGCGCGATGCGGGACGTCCACGGGCTGTCCGTGGAGTCGTTCGCGCCGGACGGTACGTCGGTCGCGCGGTACGACGTGACCGACGCCGGCGGGGAGACGGCGATGGTCCTCGCGGAGCTGTACCGGCGGGCCGGGGGCTGGAAGTTCCGTGCGGTGGGCCAGGGATACCTGAACGGCCTCGCGGGGCTGGTGGCGGACCACGGAGTGGACGTGGCGGACGCGGGACCGGCGCCGACCGCCGCTCCGGTTCCGACTGCCGCTCCGGTTCCGGCTCCGGTCCAGGCCCCGCCTCCGGTCCAGGCCCCGCCTCCGGTCCCGGCCCCGGTGCCGTTCCAGGTCCCCGCCCCGGTCTTCGCTCCGCCCTCGGCCCCGGCCCCGGTCTCGGCTCCGGTCTTCGCCCCGGCCCCGGCTCCGGTCCCGCCTCCGGTGTTCGCTCCGCCCCCGCCCCCGCCCCCGGCCCCGGCCCCGCCTCCGGCCTTCGCCCCGGCCCCCGGCCCGGTCCCGGCTCCGGCTCCGGTCTTCGCTCCGCCTCCGGCCCCGGCTCCGGTCCCGCCTCCGGGCTTCGCCCCGGCTCAGGCTCCCGTCCCGGTCTACCCTCCGGTTCCGGCTCCGGTCCCCGTCTACCCTCCGGTTCCGGCTCCGGTCCCGGTGCCCGCGGTGGTGGCTCCGCAACCCGCGCCGGAGGTGCCCGCGCCGCACTGGTCGTTCGGTGGCGTCTTCGAGCCGTACGCGCAGACCGGCCGGGACAACGACGTGATCACGGTGGACGGGCTGCCGCCCGGGCCGGTCATCGTCGAACTCGCCATCCGGGGCGACGGATACACGGGCCTGTGGCCCCTCACCCGGTTCAACAAGGAGGGTGACAACCTCATCAGCAGCTGTGAGGAGAACTACCGGGGCCGGGTGCTCACCCAAGTCCCCGGGAGCGGGCGGCTGCGGCTGAAGCTGAAGGCGGAAGGCCCGTGGCAGCTGCGGGTACTGCCGGTGGCCGCGGCGACGCACCTCACGGAGGAGGAGCTGGAGGGCGGCGGCCCCGACGTCCTGCTGCACACCGGCGGAACGGCAGACCTCGTCATCCAGTACCGCGGCGACGATTACCTCAAGGTCAACTTCTATGAACTGGCGGGGCACGACGACCCCACCGGGCTTCCGGAGGAAGAGAACGTCGTCAGCGAAGTCGGCAAGCGGCGGGAGGCCGTGCCCCTGCCCGAGGGCCCGGTCCTCGTGCAGCTGGAGTACGCGGACGGGCCGTGGCGGGCCCGGTTGAAGGGGCTGCAGCCCCACAGCGGGCCGTCGAACGACGACGGCATGGCGAGCGTGACCGACATCCGCACCGCCCAGGGCCGGTCCTGGTGGGGCAGGTCCTGA
- a CDS encoding roadblock/LC7 domain-containing protein: MTTSAHEMIYSVLDNNLSRIAGIQGAVLLSNDGIKLSAYLLDEDQADRMAAAASGIAATMKAISREVDGGRVIRQLVEMDDRYLCIVGCGEGSTLIVVTSRKARLGELGGEAVRTAQALGEWLGTPERGQVPTA; encoded by the coding sequence ATGACTACCTCAGCACACGAAATGATCTACAGCGTCCTGGACAACAACCTGAGCAGGATCGCCGGCATCCAGGGAGCGGTGCTCCTGTCCAACGACGGCATCAAACTCAGCGCGTACCTGCTGGACGAGGACCAGGCCGACCGCATGGCGGCCGCCGCCTCCGGCATCGCGGCCACCATGAAGGCGATCTCCCGGGAGGTCGACGGCGGCCGCGTCATCCGCCAGCTCGTCGAGATGGACGACCGGTACCTCTGCATCGTCGGTTGCGGCGAGGGCAGCACGCTCATCGTGGTGACCTCCCGCAAGGCGAGGCTCGGGGAGCTGGGCGGCGAGGCCGTCCGGACCGCCCAGGCACTCGGCGAGTGGCTCGGCACCCCCGAGCGCGGCCAGGTGCCGACCGCGTAA
- a CDS encoding GTP-binding protein, translated as MPASREPAPVKILVAGGFGVGKTTLVETISEIEPLRTEERLTAAGVGVDDLDGIESKTVTTVAMDFGRITLTDAGVVLYLFGTPGQERFWFMWDDLLAGALGAIVLVDTRRLDRSFPAVDFFESRGLPFVVGANCFHGEQPYTAEEIAAALHLRDPNTPVLMLDARSRADVRASLLALLDLLIVNAQAPAAVGG; from the coding sequence GTGCCCGCCTCCCGGGAACCGGCCCCGGTGAAGATCCTCGTCGCCGGTGGGTTCGGAGTCGGCAAGACCACCCTGGTGGAGACGATCTCCGAGATCGAGCCGCTGCGCACGGAGGAGCGGCTGACGGCCGCGGGCGTCGGCGTCGACGACCTCGACGGCATCGAGTCCAAGACGGTCACCACCGTGGCGATGGACTTCGGCCGGATCACCCTCACCGACGCCGGAGTCGTCCTCTACCTGTTCGGCACACCGGGCCAGGAGCGCTTCTGGTTCATGTGGGACGACCTGCTGGCCGGGGCGCTCGGGGCGATCGTGCTGGTCGACACCCGGCGCCTCGACCGCAGCTTCCCGGCCGTCGACTTCTTCGAGAGCCGCGGACTGCCGTTCGTGGTCGGCGCGAACTGCTTCCACGGCGAACAGCCTTACACCGCCGAGGAGATCGCGGCGGCCCTGCACCTGCGCGACCCGAACACGCCCGTCCTGATGCTCGACGCCCGCTCCCGCGCGGACGTCCGCGCCTCCCTGCTCGCGCTCCTCGACCTCCTCATCGTCAACGCGCAGGCCCCGGCGGCCGTCGGCGGCTGA